The Lucilia cuprina isolate Lc7/37 chromosome 5, ASM2204524v1, whole genome shotgun sequence genome includes a window with the following:
- the LOC111690863 gene encoding uncharacterized protein LOC111690863, with protein MAMYGNYKNSSSLALLTLVVLLMIYINVSLAARDSLRTIVKLTDMRCRATAPQLMYFEECTLKRDENITKAITLCRIYDKPLKQVKLNIRGYRKSNVGYVPFVLDLTLDWCEFLKNRNNIVLQRMFGLLEKESNLNTKCPIYLDYTYMNASMDNSGVFFIPFKWPTGDYRFDVTIDANEEIRLIVNAFFSLRR; from the exons ATGGCTATGTatggaaattataaaaactcATCATCATTAGCATTGCTAACACTTGTTGTTCTGCTGatgatttatataaatgtgTCGTTAGCAGCCAGAGATTCTTTACGTACAATTGTTAAATTAACCGATATGCGTTGCAGAGCCACAGCACCGCAATTAATGTACTTCGAAGAGTGTACTCTGAAGCGTGATGAGAATATAACGAAAGCCATCACCTTGTGTCGCATTTACGATAAACCGTTGAAACAGGTTAAG CTCAATATTCGTGGCTATCGTAAAAGCAATGTTGGTTATGTTCCCTTTGTACTCGATCTCACATTGGACTGGtgtgaatttttgaaaaatcgcAATAATATAGTTCTGCAACGAATGTTTGGTTTGTTGGAGAAAGAATCCAACCTCAATACCAAGTGtcccatatat CTGGactatacatatatgaatgccAGCATGGACAATAGTGGAGTATTTTTTATACCGTTTAAGTGGCCCACAGGTGACTATCGTTTTGATGTAACTATAGATGCTAATGAGGAAATACGCTTAAttgtaaatgcattttttagTTTAAGACGATAg